In Nostoc sp. CENA543, a single genomic region encodes these proteins:
- a CDS encoding DUF4157 domain-containing protein produces the protein MRTHKASQQQSSATNSLVSRPFVVQPKAGESTESPKTQGYESQMPEFTIFNPAGEQSPVQTKLAIGEPGDKYEQEADRTAKLVVQRINAPAIARSTSEPSIQQQGGLEVGEATPDLESTITSARSGGQSESVTIQRQAELDNPNHTGLPTYLKTGVENLSGYSLNDVKVHYNSPKPARLQALAYTQGTDIHLAPGQEKHLPHEAWHVVQQKQGRVEPTIQMKGLEINDDEGLEKEADVMGEKAASISRELQPNIKPVTISTSHTSDVVQGEFIQTGLFKWQDQDTGKEYEQSEARVDDTIKVSGYEEEFYIRYLNGKWERATTEFHEQEEPNFMDVEEVSQDSDESNDSDHGAENAHASTEDLYPDELEPSEFATIPDYEKILQEIFINMLEHYQINIHKEELWMNVFTKWKEGVHTRGWWENIKKQVETQNSTGNTEQPLQMKRTPNTLSYQEKYKTKNFGEFKKITYLRDGKGNINFSKPQKKKVWQDPIEKSTKVKLNKGMKNKKYGIMGGGQKVQIAGASRAQHFSMGDRLCTWAKNNRGGAWTWHHLSKEYEMVLVDMTVHAKHGHNGGVLLWK, from the coding sequence ATGCGGACTCATAAAGCATCTCAACAGCAATCTTCTGCGACTAATTCCTTGGTATCTCGTCCCTTTGTTGTACAGCCAAAAGCAGGGGAAAGTACAGAATCGCCTAAAACGCAGGGATACGAAAGCCAGATGCCAGAGTTCACTATTTTCAACCCAGCAGGGGAACAATCGCCTGTACAAACTAAGTTAGCGATCGGCGAACCAGGAGATAAATACGAACAGGAAGCCGACCGGACAGCGAAATTAGTGGTACAGAGAATTAATGCACCGGCGATCGCTCGTTCAACTTCAGAGCCCTCAATACAGCAACAAGGAGGACTTGAGGTAGGAGAAGCAACACCAGATTTGGAATCTACTATTACCAGTGCTAGGAGCGGTGGACAGTCTGAGAGCGTAACAATCCAACGTCAGGCAGAATTGGACAACCCCAATCACACTGGATTACCAACATATCTTAAAACAGGAGTTGAAAATCTTTCGGGATATTCCCTTAATGATGTCAAAGTTCATTATAATTCGCCCAAACCAGCCCGATTACAAGCATTAGCTTACACCCAAGGCACAGATATTCATCTTGCACCAGGACAAGAGAAACATTTACCCCATGAAGCTTGGCACGTTGTGCAGCAGAAGCAGGGAAGGGTAGAACCAACAATCCAGATGAAGGGGTTAGAAATTAATGATGATGAGGGGTTGGAAAAAGAGGCAGATGTGATGGGAGAAAAAGCAGCATCAATTAGTAGGGAACTTCAACCCAATATCAAACCAGTTACCATTTCAACCAGCCATACATCAGACGTTGTTCAAGGAGAATTTATTCAAACTGGTTTGTTCAAATGGCAAGACCAAGACACAGGAAAAGAGTATGAACAGTCTGAAGCTAGGGTAGATGACACTATCAAGGTATCAGGTTACGAAGAGGAATTTTACATAAGGTATTTGAACGGTAAGTGGGAACGAGCCACTACTGAATTCCATGAACAGGAAGAGCCGAATTTCATGGATGTAGAGGAAGTATCGCAAGATAGCGATGAGAGCAATGATAGCGACCACGGCGCAGAAAACGCACACGCATCCACAGAAGACTTGTACCCAGATGAACTTGAACCGAGCGAATTCGCAACTATTCCTGATTACGAAAAAATATTGCAAGAGATTTTTATAAATATGCTCGAGCATTATCAAATCAATATCCATAAAGAAGAATTGTGGATGAATGTCTTCACTAAATGGAAAGAAGGGGTGCATACCCGTGGCTGGTGGGAAAATATTAAAAAACAGGTTGAAACACAAAATTCTACTGGCAATACTGAACAACCTTTGCAGATGAAACGAACCCCGAATACCTTAAGCTATCAAGAGAAATACAAAACCAAAAATTTCGGGGAATTTAAAAAAATTACCTATTTGCGTGATGGGAAAGGGAACATCAATTTTTCCAAGCCGCAAAAGAAAAAAGTTTGGCAAGACCCAATTGAGAAATCTACGAAAGTGAAGCTCAACAAGGGTATGAAGAATAAAAAATATGGCATTATGGGCGGTGGACAAAAGGTTCAAATAGCTGGAGCTTCAAGAGCGCAACACTTTTCTATGGGCGACAGGCTCTGTACGTGGGCAAAAAACAATAGGGGAGGAGCTTGGACATGGCATCACCTTTCCAAAGAATATGAGATGGTGCTGGTCGATATGACGGTACACGCGAAGCATGGACATAATGGCGGAGTCTTGTTATGGAAATAA
- a CDS encoding ATP-binding protein, translated as MPSQPVTKDWYSANHRYLMGLISQTRQALEQLAEDNEQGNQSREKGIFLDYEQDPAFNQAPPAIEQLCQIFKLSKLERQIVLLCAGMEFDRNWGKLCAAAQGQPQLEHPTFSLAFSMSSGSYWDLLTHDAPLRRWRIIEIAPSHTLTISPLRLDEQIIHYLAGLRPLDERLAQLGATPVQTENLVPSHTALAQQMANCWLQASQEQRALPILQLCGTETVSKKAIAAHACDILHLTVYAIAAQNLPRDTQQLNLIKCLWEREWRLFGRVILLDGDRTTESPDGENHIHQLLETLQTPLMISSLERRRAIQRPLLTLEVNHPSPAEQRQVWQTALSDISPTWNGHIDRLVSHFNLSTATITATSWQFKTQHHPTSDSAQAFRFLWDVCRSQARPRLDELAQRIEATAQWEDLVLPPNELGVLRDIAAHLRQRSKVYEQWGFAAKGGRGLGISAMFAGASGTGKTLAAEVLGNTLNLDVYRIDLSAVVSKYIGETEKNLRRVFDAAEGGGVILLFDEADALFGKRTEVKDSHDRHANIEVSYLLQRMEAYRGLAILTTNLKASLDQAFLRRLRFIVQFPFPDANQRAEIWRRVFPAQTPTADLDFEKLAKLSVAGGNIRNIALNAAFIAADADEPVGMKHILQAAKSEYIKMERPLTDVEVKGWIA; from the coding sequence ATGCCGTCTCAACCTGTGACAAAAGACTGGTACAGTGCAAATCACCGTTACTTGATGGGTTTAATCTCCCAAACCCGTCAAGCTTTAGAACAGTTGGCTGAAGACAACGAACAGGGAAATCAGAGTAGGGAGAAAGGCATATTCCTAGATTACGAACAAGACCCAGCCTTTAATCAAGCACCGCCCGCCATAGAGCAACTGTGTCAAATCTTTAAATTATCTAAATTAGAACGGCAAATTGTGCTGTTGTGTGCAGGTATGGAATTTGACCGTAACTGGGGAAAACTATGTGCCGCAGCCCAAGGACAACCACAGTTAGAACATCCCACTTTTAGTTTAGCATTCTCCATGTCTTCTGGTTCCTATTGGGATTTACTGACTCACGATGCACCCTTGCGACGCTGGCGGATTATTGAAATTGCTCCGTCCCATACATTGACGATTTCTCCCTTAAGATTAGACGAGCAGATTATTCATTATTTGGCAGGATTGCGCCCATTGGATGAGCGATTGGCACAATTAGGAGCTACCCCTGTACAGACAGAAAACTTAGTTCCATCCCATACAGCCTTAGCGCAACAAATGGCAAATTGCTGGTTGCAAGCCTCTCAAGAACAGCGCGCCTTGCCCATATTGCAACTATGTGGTACAGAAACCGTCAGCAAAAAAGCGATCGCCGCCCATGCCTGTGATATTTTACACTTAACAGTTTATGCTATTGCTGCCCAGAACTTACCCCGTGATACCCAGCAATTAAATCTCATCAAGTGCTTGTGGGAAAGGGAATGGCGACTGTTTGGCAGGGTAATATTATTGGATGGCGATCGCACTACCGAATCTCCAGATGGGGAAAATCACATCCATCAGCTACTCGAAACCCTACAAACCCCCCTGATGATCTCCAGTTTAGAACGTCGTCGTGCTATCCAGCGTCCTTTACTCACCTTAGAGGTAAATCACCCCAGCCCCGCCGAACAGCGTCAAGTTTGGCAAACTGCCTTAAGTGACATCTCACCCACCTGGAATGGACACATCGACCGTCTTGTTTCCCACTTCAACCTCAGCACCGCTACAATTACAGCCACCAGTTGGCAATTCAAAACCCAACACCACCCAACATCTGACTCAGCCCAAGCCTTCCGTTTCCTCTGGGATGTCTGCCGTAGTCAAGCCCGTCCCCGCCTCGATGAATTGGCGCAACGCATCGAAGCAACCGCACAGTGGGAAGATTTAGTGTTACCACCCAATGAATTAGGCGTATTGCGTGATATTGCTGCCCATTTACGCCAACGTTCCAAAGTCTATGAACAGTGGGGATTTGCGGCTAAAGGCGGACGAGGTTTGGGTATTAGTGCCATGTTTGCGGGGGCGAGTGGCACAGGGAAAACACTAGCAGCAGAAGTATTAGGTAATACCCTAAATCTAGATGTCTACCGCATAGATTTAAGTGCAGTGGTGAGTAAGTATATTGGCGAGACAGAGAAAAATTTGCGGCGGGTATTTGATGCGGCTGAGGGGGGAGGAGTCATTTTACTATTTGATGAAGCCGATGCCCTCTTTGGCAAACGTACAGAAGTGAAAGACTCCCATGACCGCCACGCCAATATTGAGGTAAGCTACCTACTGCAACGCATGGAAGCCTATCGGGGTTTAGCAATTCTCACCACCAACTTAAAAGCCTCTTTAGATCAGGCATTTCTGCGGCGTTTGCGCTTTATTGTCCAGTTTCCCTTCCCCGATGCCAATCAGCGCGCCGAAATTTGGCGACGGGTATTTCCCGCCCAAACCCCCACCGCAGACTTAGATTTCGAGAAATTAGCTAAACTCAGCGTTGCTGGCGGGAATATCCGCAATATTGCCCTGAATGCAGCGTTTATAGCAGCCGATGCCGATGAACCCGTGGGGATGAAACATATCTTACAAGCAGCCAAGAGTGAATATATCAAGATGGAGCGACCTTTAACTGATGTAGAGGTGAAGGGATGGATAGCATGA
- a CDS encoding DUF4272 domain-containing protein: MEIMPKIALDTTSPWHLKLKSEALLAEHGMICNPWLPHIEAQTKIRTTEEVTGRILALCYCALKGEGASKAQLENYSQRFNVREKLTLKERAFEINPHPSERERIDACWRYESAWLLLWALKLAEKTLFPSSPCNAADVIRIIASHSETSLNAVATRRNEGEILFEADFIYRCHWLCKNSRLNNSPLPPLLDHSVTYERHYAINWLIGYENCPWDDIKTDT, encoded by the coding sequence ATGGAAATAATGCCGAAAATAGCACTCGATACTACAAGTCCTTGGCATCTAAAGCTAAAATCTGAAGCCCTGCTTGCTGAACACGGCATGATCTGCAACCCTTGGCTACCGCATATTGAAGCGCAAACGAAGATCCGCACAACAGAGGAAGTCACCGGGCGAATTTTGGCATTGTGCTATTGTGCTCTCAAAGGAGAAGGAGCAAGTAAGGCACAACTAGAAAACTATTCTCAAAGGTTTAATGTGAGAGAAAAGTTAACACTGAAAGAACGGGCTTTTGAGATCAATCCTCATCCTTCAGAACGAGAACGGATTGATGCCTGCTGGCGGTATGAAAGTGCTTGGTTACTATTGTGGGCATTGAAACTTGCTGAAAAGACTCTATTTCCATCCAGCCCATGCAATGCCGCAGATGTTATACGGATTATTGCATCCCATTCTGAAACATCCCTCAATGCTGTAGCGACCAGAAGAAATGAAGGAGAAATTCTATTTGAAGCCGATTTTATTTACCGATGTCACTGGTTATGCAAGAACAGTAGGCTCAACAACAGCCCTCTGCCGCCTCTTTTAGATCATAGCGTTACCTATGAACGACACTATGCGATCAACTGGCTGATCGGATATGAAAACTGCCCTTGGGACGATATTAAAACAGATACCTAG
- a CDS encoding Uma2 family endonuclease, whose protein sequence is MTLDEYRAMDETSPERHEYRNGEIISMLGGSEVHSAIASNLLIYLGFLARQEYIITLCKRIAHSF, encoded by the coding sequence TTGACACTAGACGAGTATCGGGCGATGGATGAAACCAGTCCAGAACGCCATGAATACCGTAATGGAGAGATTATTAGTATGTTGGGGGGTTCAGAAGTCCACAGTGCGATCGCTAGTAATTTGTTAATTTACTTAGGATTTTTAGCACGACAAGAATACATAATCACACTATGCAAACGGATTGCCCATAGTTTCTAG
- a CDS encoding DUF2262 domain-containing protein, with protein MFDLNDYTFNKGLQWYEASFTIDGVQVNVTVSAEDEKDPSQLEARIKKSIDWITNNKNELLDFCAEELLEDKNSEEWLKKGEKQLSRSEFKAKLTLEAIHINADGSITIDYKDNKMFWGHTVVVAVTDDFALDYATIEG; from the coding sequence ATGTTTGACTTAAACGACTATACCTTCAATAAAGGTTTGCAATGGTATGAAGCCTCCTTCACCATCGACGGTGTACAGGTCAATGTGACTGTGAGTGCTGAAGATGAAAAAGACCCCAGCCAACTTGAAGCACGTATTAAGAAAAGCATAGATTGGATCACTAACAATAAGAACGAACTACTCGATTTTTGTGCCGAAGAACTCTTGGAAGACAAAAATAGCGAAGAGTGGCTCAAGAAAGGGGAAAAACAACTGAGCCGCAGTGAGTTCAAAGCAAAACTCACCCTGGAAGCCATTCACATCAACGCTGATGGTAGCATCACAATTGACTATAAGGACAACAAAATGTTCTGGGGACATACAGTAGTAGTAGCAGTCACGGATGATTTTGCCTTGGATTATGCAACGATTGAAGGCTAA
- a CDS encoding glycosyltransferase family 4 protein, producing MKILVLSWEFPPRIVGGIARHVAELYPELVKLGHEIHLITVEVGNASMYEIVEGIHVHRVPVSHSNDFFHWVVNLNQSMGHHGGKLISEEGNFDLIHAHDWLVGDAAIALKHTFKIPLVATIHATEYGRYNGIHNDIQNYIHGKENLLAYNAWRVIVCTDYMRQEVSRALASPWDKIDVIYNGIRPEKKQHHEDFHAQDFRRQFAADHEKIVYYVGRMTYEKGVSVLMNAAPKVLWEMGGYVKFVIVGGGNTDNLKRQAWDLGIWDKCYFTGFITDEYLDKFQTVADCAVFPSLYEPFGIVALESFASRVPVVVSDTGGFPEVVQHTKTGIVTWVNDPNSLAWGILEVLKNPAYRQWLVDNAYADLERRFSWPKLAKQTENVYLRVVKERSQVNW from the coding sequence ATGAAAATACTGGTACTAAGTTGGGAGTTTCCACCGAGGATAGTTGGCGGGATTGCGCGTCATGTGGCAGAGTTGTATCCCGAACTAGTTAAACTAGGCCACGAAATCCACTTGATTACGGTAGAAGTTGGTAATGCTTCGATGTACGAGATAGTGGAGGGAATTCATGTACATCGAGTCCCAGTTTCTCATAGCAATGACTTTTTTCACTGGGTGGTCAATCTCAATCAAAGCATGGGACATCATGGTGGTAAGTTAATTTCAGAGGAAGGTAACTTTGATTTAATCCATGCCCATGATTGGCTAGTGGGAGATGCAGCGATCGCTCTTAAGCATACCTTTAAAATTCCCCTAGTTGCTACCATCCACGCCACCGAATACGGACGCTACAACGGTATTCACAACGATATTCAAAACTATATCCACGGTAAAGAGAACTTACTTGCCTACAATGCTTGGCGAGTTATTGTCTGTACCGATTATATGCGTCAAGAGGTATCCCGCGCCTTAGCTAGTCCCTGGGACAAAATCGATGTGATTTATAACGGTATTCGTCCCGAAAAGAAACAACATCACGAAGATTTTCACGCCCAAGATTTTCGTCGTCAATTCGCCGCCGACCATGAGAAAATCGTCTACTACGTAGGACGCATGACCTATGAAAAAGGCGTATCAGTGTTAATGAACGCCGCCCCCAAGGTACTTTGGGAAATGGGAGGTTATGTCAAGTTTGTGATTGTGGGTGGTGGTAATACCGACAACCTCAAACGCCAAGCCTGGGATTTAGGAATTTGGGATAAGTGCTACTTTACTGGGTTCATTACCGACGAATATTTAGATAAATTCCAAACTGTGGCTGATTGTGCGGTTTTTCCTAGCCTTTACGAACCCTTTGGGATTGTTGCGCTAGAAAGCTTTGCCTCACGAGTTCCTGTAGTGGTGTCAGATACAGGCGGCTTCCCAGAAGTAGTGCAGCATACTAAAACTGGGATAGTTACCTGGGTAAATGATCCCAATTCTTTAGCCTGGGGAATTTTAGAAGTGTTAAAAAATCCTGCTTATCGCCAATGGTTAGTTGATAATGCTTATGCAGATTTAGAACGCCGCTTTAGCTGGCCGAAATTAGCCAAGCAGACCGAGAATGTATATCTTAGGGTAGTGAAAGAGCGATCGCAAGTGAATTGGTAA
- a CDS encoding NF041680 family putative transposase — MNRAKLEEFRQAAYNYLGRAHDATFELMDAILLTRNAYSLADLSLSPAFRRKWSSIYEALQDSRPQRQKLMQLYIKQMPHQGRPLLAGDHTAWPRPDAVTLQERTIEHSSVSMGGDKPITIGQGYSTIAWIPESSGSWALPLRHERITSWESPIQKAAWQLQQVCENLPTRPISVWDSEYGCAPFVLKTSNIKADILVRLRSNLCLWGAPPPYSGKGRPRKHGDKFKLNDASTWTQAIQTIEVNHPKLGRIKVSLWSNFHFRKAATRPMSLIRVERLDELGNLRVSKPLWLAWLGEQMPPLEEVWQLYLRRFTVDHWYRFLKQRLHWTLPKLRTPKQCERWSDLMPIMTWELWLARDIVADNPLPWQKLLVSLTPGRVAQAMGSILATIGTPARPPKPRGKSPGWKTGQPRQRRIRYPVVRKTTTKPRKQQSESA; from the coding sequence ATGAACCGTGCCAAATTAGAGGAATTTCGTCAAGCAGCGTATAACTATCTAGGTAGAGCGCATGATGCAACATTTGAACTGATGGATGCAATATTGCTAACTCGGAACGCTTACAGTTTGGCAGATTTATCACTATCACCAGCATTTAGACGCAAGTGGTCAAGTATTTATGAAGCGTTACAAGATAGCAGGCCACAGCGACAAAAATTGATGCAGTTATACATCAAACAGATGCCACACCAGGGTCGTCCGTTGTTGGCTGGCGACCATACAGCTTGGCCAAGGCCAGATGCGGTAACGCTACAGGAAAGGACAATTGAACACAGCAGTGTCTCAATGGGAGGTGACAAACCAATCACCATTGGTCAGGGCTATAGCACCATTGCTTGGATACCGGAGAGTTCGGGCAGTTGGGCATTACCATTGAGACACGAGCGAATTACCAGTTGGGAAAGCCCAATCCAGAAAGCAGCATGGCAATTACAACAAGTTTGTGAAAATTTACCTACCAGACCAATTTCGGTTTGGGATAGTGAGTACGGGTGCGCTCCTTTCGTTTTGAAGACGAGTAATATTAAAGCAGACATTTTGGTACGTTTGCGTTCAAATCTTTGTTTATGGGGCGCACCACCACCATATTCTGGCAAGGGACGACCGAGAAAACATGGTGATAAATTTAAGTTGAATGATGCTTCGACATGGACTCAAGCCATTCAAACTATAGAAGTAAATCATCCAAAACTAGGACGTATCAAGGTGAGCTTGTGGTCAAATTTTCATTTTCGGAAAGCCGCTACACGTCCGATGTCCTTGATTCGGGTTGAGCGTCTTGATGAGCTTGGCAACTTGCGGGTGTCAAAACCTTTGTGGTTGGCTTGGCTGGGAGAACAAATGCCGCCTTTAGAAGAAGTTTGGCAACTCTACTTGCGGCGTTTTACTGTTGACCACTGGTATCGCTTTTTGAAGCAACGCTTACACTGGACTCTTCCCAAGCTACGTACCCCTAAGCAATGTGAGCGTTGGAGTGACTTAATGCCCATCATGACTTGGGAATTGTGGTTAGCCCGTGATATCGTTGCAGACAACCCTTTACCTTGGCAAAAGTTATTAGTTAGTTTGACTCCAGGTAGGGTTGCTCAGGCGATGGGAAGTATTTTAGCGACGATTGGTACTCCTGCCCGTCCGCCCAAACCTCGCGGAAAGTCCCCTGGCTGGAAGACTGGACAACCCCGACAACGTAGAATTCGCTATCCTGTTGTTAGAAAAACTACAACTAAGCCACGTAAGCAACAATCAGAATCTGCTTAA
- a CDS encoding cyanophycinase, with product MTRAFPGIARFLKAAGAMLLRVFNRLTAYLTFDFESNTTEILTPLAGPVFNLGGGGPDVEAAIQWMINQVRGGANSTQKINVVVLRTYGSDDYNRLIYEMKGVNSVATLIVSNRQDANRDDIVQKIRDAGVVFFAGGDQCQYIRSWKNTKLEAAVRSVYQRGGGIGGTSAGAMILSDFIYDACACEDPIETKDALADPYENITFTYNFFRWHHLQGTIVDTHFDSRKRMGRIMAFIARQLQDGVAKSALGIAISEETSVIVDKYGKAKVMGRNAAYFVLGDHPPEVCKPRTPLTYHDYKIWRVPSGETFDLNNPPSRGYYFRSVKRGRFDYDPY from the coding sequence ATGACAAGGGCATTCCCAGGTATAGCAAGGTTCTTGAAGGCCGCAGGAGCTATGTTGTTGAGGGTGTTCAACCGTCTTACAGCATACCTGACGTTCGATTTTGAAAGCAACACGACCGAAATTCTGACCCCATTAGCTGGCCCTGTGTTTAACTTGGGCGGTGGTGGCCCTGATGTCGAAGCGGCTATCCAATGGATGATTAACCAAGTCAGAGGCGGTGCTAATTCTACACAAAAAATCAATGTTGTAGTCCTTCGTACCTATGGTAGTGATGACTACAATCGCCTAATTTACGAAATGAAAGGTGTGAACTCTGTAGCCACCCTGATAGTCAGTAATCGTCAAGATGCTAATAGAGACGACATTGTACAAAAAATACGCGATGCGGGAGTAGTATTTTTTGCTGGCGGCGACCAATGTCAATACATCCGCAGTTGGAAAAACACCAAACTAGAAGCGGCTGTGCGGTCAGTGTATCAAAGAGGTGGTGGCATTGGTGGCACTAGTGCTGGGGCGATGATTCTCAGTGATTTCATTTACGATGCTTGTGCTTGTGAAGACCCCATTGAAACTAAGGATGCTTTAGCAGATCCTTATGAAAATATTACCTTTACCTACAACTTTTTCCGATGGCATCATTTGCAGGGAACAATAGTTGACACCCATTTTGATAGTCGCAAACGCATGGGACGGATTATGGCGTTTATTGCTCGTCAACTTCAAGATGGTGTGGCTAAGAGTGCTTTAGGGATTGCGATTAGTGAGGAAACATCGGTAATTGTAGATAAATATGGTAAAGCGAAAGTGATGGGGAGAAATGCAGCGTATTTTGTCTTAGGAGATCACCCGCCTGAAGTTTGCAAACCCCGTACACCATTGACGTATCACGACTATAAAATTTGGCGTGTTCCCAGTGGTGAAACCTTTGATTTAAATAATCCACCGAGTAGGGGTTATTATTTCCGCAGTGTGAAACGGGGTAGATTTGATTACGATCCTTATTGA
- a CDS encoding DUF4157 domain-containing protein yields MRYYLAAIRSVAMRTHKASQKQSSVNNSLVSRPFVVQPKAEERKESPGTQGYKSQMPEFAIFNPAGEQSPVQPKLAIGAPGDKYEQEADRTAKLVVQRINAPAIARSTSEPSIQRRGGLEGGEASTDLESAINSARSGGQPLDAGLQAKMSTAMGADFSGVRVHTDTQSDQLNRSIQAKAFTTGQDVFFRQGEYQPGSRGGQELIAHELTHVVQQNGGTVQRFSQQKSQMGQISIVQKPNLNDKLIVNHNSDQNTIQRFYAVKDEENSKSHPTANTGRIDELNLEWIELPDPRDESEYPETVEGTGWLYYSLYTRKGKNPVKRKRVKQSIPPIGSLPSMDSSPFSTPYTGGKGGKPKTIVESILGVAPMIPVPTGLADKSSKKAREKISDFTPQSPIQEGIKETITDRVELMKEGIQDPRNTSEPLKWADYYVFGGGKEDLARVIDIASAKMSKEEAERFKADLEKCQFEQTVKMGAKVGFGMAIGQAIGMIPHPAAKAAKVGWTVTGGVALNNKMVKVNEELEKVKQAHPTAYKVMEDHRNQKMEEVHKERHRMVEVYAKSLETMGNPFA; encoded by the coding sequence ATGAGGTATTATTTGGCTGCGATTCGGAGTGTGGCTATGCGGACTCATAAAGCATCTCAAAAGCAATCTTCAGTGAACAATTCCTTGGTATCTCGTCCCTTTGTAGTGCAGCCAAAAGCAGAGGAAAGGAAAGAATCGCCAGGAACGCAGGGGTACAAAAGCCAGATGCCAGAGTTCGCTATTTTCAACCCAGCAGGGGAACAATCGCCCGTGCAACCAAAATTAGCGATCGGCGCGCCAGGAGATAAATACGAGCAGGAAGCCGACCGAACAGCAAAACTAGTAGTACAAAGGATTAATGCACCGGCGATCGCTCGTTCAACTTCAGAACCCTCAATACAACGGCGGGGAGGATTAGAGGGAGGAGAAGCATCAACAGATTTAGAATCAGCTATTAATAGTGCTAGAAGCGGGGGACAGCCCTTAGATGCTGGTTTGCAAGCCAAGATGAGTACAGCGATGGGGGCGGATTTTAGTGGTGTGAGAGTGCATACTGATACCCAATCAGACCAGTTAAATCGCTCGATTCAAGCAAAGGCATTTACAACAGGGCAAGATGTGTTCTTTCGACAAGGGGAATATCAGCCAGGGAGTCGCGGGGGTCAAGAGTTGATCGCCCATGAGTTAACCCATGTAGTACAGCAAAATGGTGGGACTGTACAGCGATTTTCCCAGCAAAAGTCACAGATGGGGCAAATATCAATTGTTCAAAAGCCAAACCTGAATGACAAACTCATAGTGAATCATAATTCTGACCAAAACACTATCCAGCGATTCTATGCAGTGAAAGATGAGGAAAATTCTAAATCTCATCCTACAGCAAACACAGGTCGGATTGATGAATTAAATCTGGAATGGATCGAACTTCCAGACCCAAGAGACGAGAGTGAATATCCAGAGACGGTAGAAGGAACGGGCTGGTTGTACTACAGTTTATATACGAGAAAAGGGAAAAATCCAGTAAAACGCAAACGAGTGAAACAATCAATTCCACCAATTGGGTCACTGCCATCAATGGATTCATCACCGTTCAGTACCCCATACACTGGAGGAAAGGGTGGAAAGCCAAAGACAATTGTGGAAAGCATATTAGGTGTTGCACCAATGATTCCTGTACCTACGGGGTTGGCTGACAAATCATCCAAAAAAGCTAGAGAGAAAATTAGTGATTTTACACCTCAGTCACCTATCCAGGAAGGAATCAAGGAAACCATAACAGACCGAGTGGAACTGATGAAAGAAGGAATCCAAGACCCTCGGAACACATCCGAGCCGTTGAAGTGGGCGGATTACTATGTATTCGGTGGTGGCAAGGAAGATTTAGCAAGAGTGATAGACATAGCAAGCGCAAAGATGAGTAAAGAGGAAGCCGAAAGATTTAAAGCAGATTTAGAGAAATGCCAGTTTGAGCAAACTGTGAAGATGGGGGCTAAAGTGGGGTTTGGTATGGCTATCGGTCAAGCAATTGGGATGATACCGCATCCTGCCGCAAAAGCGGCAAAGGTTGGATGGACGGTCACTGGTGGAGTGGCACTCAACAATAAAATGGTAAAGGTTAATGAGGAACTGGAAAAGGTCAAGCAAGCACATCCAACTGCGTATAAAGTGATGGAAGATCATAGAAATCAGAAAATGGAAGAGGTTCATAAGGAAAGACACAGAATGGTAGAAGTTTATGCCAAGAGTCTAGAAACTATGGGCAATCCGTTTGCATAG